A window from Aeromonas rivipollensis encodes these proteins:
- a CDS encoding TonB-dependent siderophore receptor, whose product MHNPNSPRALLGVALLAFCASPRAEDETLTVVGKRSQHEEVATATRTATPAKLVPQTIDSVKASELTAYGQPTLSEALTGIPGVNASGDTRFDGVNIRGFNASNDFYLDGLRDDMQYTRDLGNIERVEVLKGPAAVLYGRGSTGGIINRVSKTPQRGQASSVSARVGSFDSRRFAADLNAEAGERVQLRLNLAQEDKESFRDDVTSKRTLLAPAVNWELSDSLNWLVQYERNEHDRTPDRGIPGVDGRPAEVPIESVYSDTSRDFIDDLAQSTRSRFSWDINDQWQLRQQLGYTSLDSQFDNTYVTAVKGDKVTRARWQQDLKANSLTSNTEAEGQLQTGPVAHRLLVGLEQGWQERTPKLYQNATPIPPGDLYDPGSLPSYNGTMKLSSDARHRVRGVGLYLQDQLSLGDWHLLGGLRRDAFTVTSRRNDLDKEETLSVTSLSPRLGLVWNPIEEHAFYTSYSKTFTPVGGELIGITPGDKNNNLDPQHTRLYEGGVKSDWLNGRLATTLSLYRLEMYNKRSKDPLDPTQVILTGLQRTDGIELSARAQLTDAFYLHGGIAIQDAEQVKADADLQGKRPSNVSRQNGQLFAGYQNGQQGWYGETGVTAVGDRFADNANTTVLPGYARYDARAGYRWSQWDAQLSVENLTDHDYFVSATSAAQIMPGSPRQLNLTAAYRF is encoded by the coding sequence ATGCATAACCCCAACTCCCCGCGCGCCCTGCTGGGCGTCGCCTTGCTGGCCTTCTGTGCCAGCCCCCGCGCCGAAGACGAGACCCTGACCGTGGTCGGCAAACGCAGCCAGCACGAAGAAGTGGCCACCGCCACCCGCACCGCCACCCCGGCCAAGCTGGTGCCCCAGACCATCGACAGCGTCAAGGCCAGCGAGCTGACCGCCTACGGCCAGCCCACCCTGAGCGAGGCCCTGACCGGCATTCCCGGGGTCAATGCCAGCGGCGACACCCGCTTCGACGGCGTCAACATCCGCGGCTTCAACGCCAGCAACGACTTCTACCTCGACGGTCTGCGGGACGACATGCAGTACACCCGGGATCTCGGCAACATAGAGCGGGTCGAGGTGCTCAAGGGGCCGGCCGCCGTGCTCTACGGCCGTGGCAGCACGGGGGGCATCATCAACAGGGTCAGCAAGACGCCCCAGCGCGGGCAGGCTTCCAGCGTCAGCGCCCGGGTCGGCAGCTTCGACAGCCGACGCTTCGCAGCCGACCTCAACGCCGAGGCGGGGGAGCGGGTGCAACTGCGCCTCAACCTGGCCCAGGAGGACAAGGAGAGTTTTCGCGACGACGTGACCAGCAAACGCACCCTGCTGGCCCCCGCCGTGAACTGGGAGCTCAGCGACAGCCTGAACTGGCTGGTGCAGTACGAGCGCAACGAGCACGATCGCACCCCGGATCGCGGCATCCCCGGGGTCGATGGCCGTCCCGCCGAGGTCCCCATCGAGAGCGTCTACAGCGACACCAGTCGGGACTTCATCGACGATCTGGCCCAGTCCACCCGATCCCGCTTCAGTTGGGACATCAACGATCAGTGGCAATTGCGCCAGCAGCTCGGCTACACCAGCCTCGACAGCCAGTTCGACAACACCTATGTCACCGCCGTCAAGGGTGACAAGGTGACCCGTGCCCGCTGGCAGCAGGATCTCAAGGCCAACAGCCTCACCAGCAACACCGAGGCCGAGGGCCAGTTGCAGACCGGCCCCGTCGCCCATCGCCTGCTGGTAGGCCTGGAGCAGGGCTGGCAGGAGCGCACCCCCAAGCTCTACCAGAACGCCACCCCTATTCCCCCGGGGGATCTGTACGATCCCGGCTCACTGCCGAGCTACAACGGCACCATGAAGCTCTCCAGCGACGCCAGACACAGGGTGCGCGGGGTCGGCCTCTATCTGCAGGATCAGCTCAGCCTGGGTGACTGGCACCTGCTCGGCGGCCTGCGCCGGGACGCGTTCACCGTCACCAGCCGCCGCAACGACCTCGACAAGGAGGAGACCCTCTCGGTCACCAGCCTGAGCCCGCGCCTTGGCCTGGTGTGGAACCCCATCGAGGAGCACGCCTTCTACACCTCCTACAGCAAGACCTTCACCCCTGTGGGCGGGGAGCTGATCGGTATCACCCCGGGGGACAAGAACAACAACCTGGATCCCCAGCACACCCGGCTCTACGAGGGGGGCGTGAAGAGCGACTGGCTGAACGGTCGCCTGGCCACCACCCTCTCCCTCTACCGGCTGGAGATGTACAACAAGCGCAGCAAGGATCCGCTGGATCCCACCCAGGTGATCCTCACCGGCCTGCAACGCACCGACGGCATAGAGCTGAGCGCCCGCGCCCAGCTGACCGACGCCTTCTACCTGCACGGCGGCATCGCCATCCAGGATGCGGAGCAGGTCAAGGCGGACGCGGATCTGCAGGGCAAGCGGCCGAGCAACGTCTCCCGCCAGAATGGCCAGCTGTTCGCCGGCTACCAGAACGGCCAGCAGGGCTGGTATGGGGAAACCGGGGTGACGGCGGTGGGGGATCGCTTCGCCGACAACGCCAACACCACAGTGCTGCCCGGCTACGCCCGCTATGACGCCCGCGCCGGTTACCGCTGGTCCCAGTGGGATGCCCAGCTCAGCGTGGAGAACCTGACCGACCACGACTACTTCGTCAGCGCCACCAGCGCGGCCCAGATCATGCCGGGCAGCCCCCGTCAGCTGAATCTCACCGCCGCCTACCGCTTCTGA
- a CDS encoding winged helix-turn-helix transcriptional regulator: protein MSPLPCPAYQVLRLLAGKWKPAILFHLRAQTLRFGDLRRCLPEVSQKVLTAQLKELEADGVILRTLYPEVPPRVEYALSPLGVALLPLLQQMHDFALAHADLLAGEGGSAAASASPLSEPAAASH from the coding sequence TTGTCCCCACTCCCTTGCCCCGCCTATCAGGTGCTGCGCCTGCTCGCCGGTAAATGGAAACCGGCCATCCTGTTTCATCTGCGCGCCCAGACCCTGCGCTTTGGCGACCTGCGCCGCTGCCTGCCCGAGGTGAGCCAGAAGGTGCTGACCGCCCAGCTCAAGGAGCTGGAGGCGGACGGCGTCATCCTGCGCACTCTTTATCCCGAGGTCCCGCCTCGGGTCGAATACGCCCTGAGCCCGCTCGGGGTAGCCCTTCTCCCCCTGCTGCAACAGATGCACGACTTCGCCCTTGCCCACGCCGACCTGCTGGCCGGGGAGGGCGGATCCGCAGCGGCCAGCGCTAGCCCCCTCAGCGAGCCCGCAGCAGCCAGCCACTGA
- a CDS encoding outer membrane beta-barrel protein — protein MLLGLGLPLTAWAAEPATSGWQLTPFLGYSSSIDFEAMDEPAPTPNSTGIDSLQGESSGNWGLFISREVDDPGMVELLYSHQSTPISPDQPDRLRVDTLHFAGALTLSDNLMAPYLGAGIGVTRFDAYDSETAPSMSLALGVQPRLGEHLALRAEVRGYGSLLNDDSAFLCNPEVCAFRVRGDLLTQWQANIGLTLRF, from the coding sequence ATGCTGCTGGGACTGGGCTTGCCGCTGACGGCCTGGGCGGCCGAGCCTGCCACCTCGGGTTGGCAACTGACCCCTTTCCTGGGATACAGCTCCTCCATCGACTTCGAGGCCATGGATGAACCTGCCCCCACGCCGAACTCGACCGGCATCGACTCGCTGCAAGGGGAGAGCTCGGGCAACTGGGGCCTCTTCATCAGCCGGGAGGTGGATGATCCCGGCATGGTGGAGCTGCTCTACAGCCATCAGTCCACCCCCATCTCCCCGGATCAGCCTGACAGGCTGAGGGTGGATACCCTGCACTTCGCCGGGGCCCTCACCCTCTCGGACAACCTGATGGCGCCCTATCTGGGTGCCGGGATCGGGGTGACCCGCTTCGATGCCTACGACAGCGAGACGGCCCCCTCCATGTCCCTGGCGCTCGGGGTGCAGCCGCGCCTGGGGGAACATCTGGCGCTGCGGGCCGAGGTGCGCGGCTACGGCTCCCTGCTCAATGACGACAGCGCCTTTCTCTGCAACCCCGAGGTCTGCGCCTTCAGAGTGCGGGGGGATCTGCTCACCCAGTGGCAGGCCAATATCGGCTTGACCCTGAGGTTCTGA
- the glpX gene encoding class II fructose-bisphosphatase, which yields MRRELAIEFSRVTEAAALAGYKWLGRGDKNIADGAAVAAMRHILNQIQIDGEIVIGEGEIDEAPMLYIGEKVGTGQGDAVDIAVDPIEGTRMTAMGQSNALAVLAVGDKGSFLKAPDMYMEKLIVGPGAKGAIDLDQALELNLKAVAKALGKPLSRLTVITLAKPRHDKAIKEMQGLGVRVFAIPDGDVAASILTCLPDSEVDMLYGIGGAPEGVISAAVIRALDGDMQARLVPRHQVKGDSPEVRALGEQEIARCEELGIDVNKVLKLEDLAKNDNVIFSATGITKGDLLEGITSNGVMATTETLLIRGKSRTIRRIKSIHFLDRKDSVVRDIIL from the coding sequence ATGAGACGTGAACTGGCAATCGAATTTTCCCGAGTGACGGAAGCGGCTGCACTGGCTGGCTACAAGTGGCTCGGACGTGGTGACAAGAATATCGCCGATGGCGCGGCCGTTGCGGCCATGCGTCACATCCTCAATCAGATCCAGATCGATGGCGAGATTGTGATAGGCGAAGGGGAGATCGACGAAGCCCCCATGCTCTACATCGGCGAGAAGGTGGGCACGGGTCAGGGCGACGCCGTGGACATCGCGGTCGACCCCATAGAGGGCACCCGCATGACCGCCATGGGGCAGTCCAATGCCCTGGCCGTGCTGGCCGTGGGCGACAAGGGCTCCTTCCTCAAGGCCCCCGACATGTACATGGAGAAGCTGATCGTGGGTCCGGGTGCCAAGGGTGCCATCGATCTCGATCAGGCCCTGGAGCTGAACCTCAAGGCCGTGGCCAAGGCGCTCGGCAAGCCGCTCTCCCGTCTGACCGTCATCACCCTGGCCAAGCCGCGTCATGACAAGGCGATCAAGGAGATGCAGGGGCTGGGCGTGCGGGTGTTCGCCATCCCCGACGGGGACGTGGCGGCCTCCATCCTCACCTGCCTGCCGGACAGCGAAGTCGACATGCTCTATGGCATCGGCGGCGCCCCGGAAGGGGTCATCTCGGCGGCGGTGATCCGCGCCCTGGACGGCGACATGCAGGCACGCCTGGTGCCCCGTCATCAGGTCAAGGGGGACAGCCCCGAGGTGCGTGCCCTGGGCGAGCAGGAGATTGCCCGCTGCGAGGAGCTGGGCATCGATGTGAACAAGGTGCTGAAGCTGGAAGATCTGGCCAAGAATGACAACGTCATCTTCTCCGCCACCGGCATCACCAAGGGTGATCTGCTGGAAGGCATCACCAGCAATGGCGTCATGGCGACCACAGAGACCCTGCTGATCCGCGGCAAGTCCAGAACCATCCGTCGTATCAAGTCGATCCACTTCCTGGATCGCAAGGACAGTGTGGTACGCGACATCATACTGTGA
- a CDS encoding GNAT family N-acetyltransferase — protein sequence MVEIIRADLHNPRHGEALIAMLDAYARDEMGGGSALADEVKANLVQALAARSDAHVLLAWVDDQPVGVATCFEGFSTFACRPLLNIHDLAVHPAHRGRGIGKALLAGVERLARELDCCKLTLEVLEGNKVAQAAYKASGFEGYELNPQVGRALFWQKKL from the coding sequence ATGGTCGAGATCATCAGGGCGGATCTGCACAACCCTCGTCACGGGGAGGCGCTGATCGCGATGCTGGACGCATACGCCAGGGACGAGATGGGGGGCGGCAGTGCGCTGGCGGACGAGGTGAAGGCCAATCTGGTGCAGGCCCTGGCGGCGCGCAGCGATGCCCATGTGCTGCTGGCCTGGGTGGATGACCAGCCGGTCGGGGTGGCTACCTGCTTCGAGGGGTTTTCGACCTTCGCCTGCCGGCCCCTGCTCAATATCCACGACCTTGCGGTGCACCCGGCCCATCGTGGCCGCGGCATCGGCAAGGCGTTGCTGGCCGGGGTGGAGCGGCTCGCCCGGGAGCTCGACTGCTGCAAGCTGACTCTGGAGGTGCTGGAGGGCAACAAGGTGGCGCAGGCCGCCTACAAGGCCAGCGGTTTCGAGGGTTATGAGCTGAACCCGCAAGTGGGCCGGGCCCTGTTCTGGCAGAAGAAGCTCTAG
- a CDS encoding monooxygenase has product MPSLLQIHFTFPAEMMGPALTAAALPLAESITREPGFISKIWTENPRTGEAGGIYLFEDEESALAYATMHEQRVLAMGAGAVQFKVFDVNEPLSRITKGIP; this is encoded by the coding sequence ATGCCCAGCCTGCTGCAGATCCATTTCACCTTCCCCGCCGAGATGATGGGGCCGGCCCTCACCGCCGCCGCCCTGCCGCTGGCCGAGTCCATCACCCGGGAGCCGGGCTTCATCTCCAAGATCTGGACCGAGAATCCGCGCACCGGCGAGGCGGGCGGCATCTATCTGTTCGAGGATGAGGAGAGCGCCCTCGCCTACGCCACCATGCACGAGCAGCGGGTGCTCGCCATGGGCGCCGGCGCGGTGCAGTTCAAGGTATTCGACGTCAACGAGCCCCTGAGCCGCATCACCAAGGGCATCCCATAA
- a CDS encoding penicillin-binding protein activator LpoB → MKLRSLLMVGALLLGGCAVNPYGSTPAPVGEPDKPVSQPQKPVAEPDKAEPVPAPEPVAPTGLALAMADAFLKAPEVQALSQDGSPVLLLMAPQNGTGEPFSTQPMAVAMSQRIQANSGFRFADPGQVAAITGQLEYQQGGMNPASLVRLGRQTGAGYMLYGDLLSEGSRYRLAMSLMDLKSGELLWSGSRSASR, encoded by the coding sequence ATGAAGCTGCGTTCCTTGTTGATGGTGGGTGCCCTCTTGCTGGGCGGCTGTGCGGTCAATCCCTATGGAAGCACCCCGGCGCCGGTCGGCGAGCCGGACAAACCGGTGAGCCAGCCACAGAAACCGGTGGCCGAGCCCGACAAGGCAGAGCCTGTGCCTGCGCCCGAACCCGTGGCCCCGACCGGGCTGGCGCTCGCCATGGCGGATGCCTTTCTGAAGGCCCCCGAGGTGCAGGCGTTGAGCCAGGATGGCAGCCCTGTGCTGCTGCTGATGGCGCCCCAGAACGGCACGGGTGAACCCTTCAGTACCCAGCCCATGGCGGTGGCCATGAGCCAGCGCATTCAGGCAAACAGCGGCTTTCGCTTCGCCGATCCCGGCCAGGTGGCGGCCATCACGGGTCAGCTCGAGTACCAGCAGGGGGGCATGAACCCCGCCTCTTTGGTGCGTCTGGGTCGCCAGACCGGGGCCGGTTACATGCTCTACGGGGATCTTCTCTCCGAGGGGAGCCGCTACCGCCTCGCCATGAGCCTGATGGATCTGAAGAGCGGCGAGCTGCTCTGGAGCGGGAGCCGCTCCGCCAGCCGCTGA
- a CDS encoding GNAT family N-acetyltransferase, with the protein MKLTPPLPPIERDLDALRIGLSGYNQAVAGSHLREQVASFIKDEQGLVLGGILADIKWGWLHIDWLWIDERIRKEGWGGRLLTTMEQYAGSKGITNIHLETTSFQALPFYQKQGYTVFGELPDMPPGHITYFLKKRRD; encoded by the coding sequence ATGAAACTCACCCCACCCCTGCCCCCCATTGAGCGGGATCTCGACGCCCTGCGCATCGGCCTGTCGGGCTACAACCAGGCGGTTGCCGGCAGCCATCTGCGCGAGCAGGTAGCCAGCTTTATCAAGGATGAACAGGGGCTTGTGCTGGGCGGCATCCTCGCCGACATCAAGTGGGGCTGGCTGCACATCGACTGGCTCTGGATAGACGAGCGCATTCGCAAGGAGGGCTGGGGCGGCCGCCTGCTCACCACCATGGAGCAGTATGCCGGGAGCAAGGGCATCACCAATATCCATCTGGAAACCACCAGTTTCCAGGCGCTGCCCTTCTACCAGAAGCAGGGCTACACCGTCTTCGGCGAGCTGCCGGACATGCCGCCCGGGCATATCACCTACTTTCTGAAGAAACGGCGGGACTAG
- a CDS encoding sensor domain-containing diguanylate cyclase produces the protein MALSVAQLYEVMTQLPDPVFILSEDGHYIEYIGGVEQQSYQDGNPLIGKRLFDVLPADKAFWVMEQVARALAGGQVQVVEYDLSPAEVEGIDAEAGPQGMQRFEGKIAPLPSLYDGKRAVAWMTRNITRQHELQLRLKRLGETDQLTGLYNRHFFFDQYHQRVQGQPLTGLIMLDLDHFKQINDRYGHQAGDRVLCRVCDCVSAQLRGEDLFVRSGGEEFLILLPQIDEGILLKVAERIRAAVAAMAPDPAPVTVSLGTTLIRPGEDLGTVLARADEWLYRAKRGGRNQVAHDGDP, from the coding sequence ATGGCTCTCTCAGTGGCACAACTCTATGAAGTGATGACCCAGTTGCCCGACCCCGTCTTCATCCTCAGTGAAGATGGTCACTACATCGAGTACATAGGCGGGGTGGAGCAGCAGTCATATCAGGATGGCAACCCCCTGATCGGCAAGCGGTTGTTCGATGTGCTGCCGGCAGACAAGGCGTTCTGGGTGATGGAGCAGGTGGCGCGCGCCCTGGCCGGCGGCCAGGTGCAGGTGGTGGAGTACGATCTCTCCCCCGCCGAGGTGGAGGGCATAGATGCCGAGGCGGGCCCCCAGGGGATGCAGCGCTTCGAGGGCAAGATAGCGCCACTGCCCTCCCTCTACGACGGCAAGCGGGCGGTGGCCTGGATGACCCGCAACATCACCCGCCAGCACGAGCTGCAACTGCGGCTCAAGCGGCTCGGCGAGACGGATCAGCTGACCGGCCTCTACAATCGCCACTTCTTCTTCGATCAATATCACCAGAGGGTGCAGGGCCAGCCGCTCACCGGCCTTATCATGCTGGATCTCGATCACTTCAAGCAGATCAACGATCGCTACGGCCACCAGGCCGGGGACAGGGTGCTGTGTCGCGTCTGCGACTGCGTGTCGGCCCAGTTGCGGGGGGAGGATCTGTTCGTGCGCAGCGGCGGCGAGGAGTTTCTGATCCTGCTGCCGCAGATAGACGAGGGGATATTGCTGAAGGTGGCGGAGCGGATCCGCGCCGCTGTGGCGGCCATGGCGCCGGATCCGGCCCCCGTCACAGTGAGTCTGGGCACCACCCTGATCCGGCCGGGGGAAGATCTCGGCACAGTGCTGGCCCGGGCGGACGAGTGGCTTTATCGGGCCAAGCGGGGCGGGCGCAACCAGGTGGCCCACGACGGGGATCCCTGA
- a CDS encoding PepSY-associated TM helix domain-containing protein, which translates to MKKPKRLPLHNNKWVRRIHAWAGFATLTLMLLYGLTGLWLQHRAVLPLPGPHTEKSSEEITLAAPLASPDALKALLQQHYPEGLEEGRLSITPARTLPTPTGPLTLPAKWELRGVTLRQSLAASYVEGTLLVQTELQRANVAASLNRLHRGMGTGLAWQLVGDLAALAMLLLALTSLLMWNKLHGPAGRGIALLLTGAIATVLVALL; encoded by the coding sequence ATGAAAAAACCCAAGAGACTCCCCCTTCACAACAACAAGTGGGTGCGCCGCATCCACGCCTGGGCGGGCTTTGCCACCCTCACCCTGATGCTGCTCTACGGCCTGACCGGCCTCTGGCTCCAGCACAGGGCCGTGCTGCCCCTGCCCGGCCCCCACACCGAAAAGTCGAGCGAGGAGATAACGCTGGCCGCGCCGCTGGCGAGCCCTGACGCACTGAAAGCCCTGCTGCAACAGCACTACCCCGAGGGCTTGGAGGAGGGGCGGCTCAGCATCACCCCGGCCCGGACCCTGCCCACCCCCACAGGCCCCCTCACCCTGCCGGCCAAATGGGAGCTGCGCGGCGTTACCCTCCGCCAGAGCCTGGCCGCCAGCTATGTGGAAGGCACCCTGCTGGTGCAGACCGAGCTACAACGGGCCAACGTCGCCGCCAGCCTCAACCGGCTGCATCGCGGCATGGGTACCGGCCTGGCCTGGCAGCTGGTCGGCGATCTGGCGGCGCTGGCCATGCTGCTGCTGGCTCTCACCAGTCTGCTGATGTGGAACAAGCTGCACGGCCCGGCCGGCCGTGGCATAGCCCTGCTGCTGACGGGCGCCATCGCGACGGTGCTGGTCGCCCTGCTCTAG
- a CDS encoding acyltransferase family protein: protein MRISSIECGRVLAILAVMTIHLSPFSNPFDPTLWDGTPYLWLGAIINQLCRFAVPLFFLCAGYFLQPALAAGKPMAVALRYCRPLLGLWLAWSLLYLLVPFNPVAAVQQGYLASMESQWQMQLGDPLNAWWVGGMIHLWFLPALMLAVLLLALCWRVRLPRLALVAGALLYGLALIGGSYGSLLPGGEWALLTRNGPFFSLLFVALGTELRARAWRPDERRCALLMVAGVGFYALEAAGLLRFAAVPLNRHDFLLGSLPWALGLFGLLLANPNWGKGSWLERQAPKVLGLYCLHMMLVVWLMVFGPQGKLPWWELVKVPVLLTLSLLACRLLATNRISGWLLRAR from the coding sequence ATGCGCATCTCCAGCATCGAGTGCGGGCGAGTCCTGGCCATTCTGGCCGTGATGACCATTCACCTCTCCCCCTTCAGCAATCCGTTCGATCCCACCCTCTGGGACGGCACCCCCTACCTCTGGCTCGGGGCCATCATCAACCAGCTCTGCCGCTTCGCGGTGCCGCTCTTCTTCCTGTGCGCCGGCTACTTCCTGCAACCCGCCCTGGCCGCAGGCAAGCCGATGGCGGTGGCGCTGCGCTACTGCCGCCCCCTGCTGGGGCTCTGGCTGGCCTGGAGCCTGCTCTATCTGCTGGTGCCCTTCAACCCGGTCGCCGCTGTGCAGCAGGGTTATCTGGCCAGCATGGAGAGCCAGTGGCAGATGCAGCTGGGGGATCCCCTCAACGCCTGGTGGGTGGGCGGCATGATCCACCTCTGGTTCCTGCCCGCCCTGATGCTGGCCGTCCTGCTGCTGGCCCTCTGCTGGCGGGTCAGGCTGCCCCGACTGGCCCTGGTGGCGGGGGCGCTGCTCTACGGGCTTGCCCTGATCGGCGGCTCCTATGGCTCGCTGCTGCCGGGGGGCGAGTGGGCCCTGCTGACCCGCAACGGCCCCTTCTTCTCGCTCCTGTTCGTGGCGCTCGGCACCGAGCTGCGGGCCCGCGCCTGGCGGCCGGACGAGAGGCGCTGCGCCTTGCTGATGGTGGCGGGGGTGGGTTTCTATGCCCTGGAGGCTGCGGGCCTGCTGCGTTTCGCCGCCGTGCCCCTCAACCGTCACGACTTCCTGCTGGGCTCCCTGCCCTGGGCGCTCGGCCTCTTCGGCCTGCTGCTGGCCAATCCAAACTGGGGCAAGGGCAGCTGGCTGGAACGCCAGGCCCCCAAAGTGCTGGGTCTCTACTGCCTGCACATGATGCTGGTGGTCTGGCTGATGGTGTTCGGCCCCCAGGGCAAGCTGCCGTGGTGGGAGCTCGTCAAGGTGCCAGTGCTGCTGACGCTCTCCCTGCTCGCCTGTCGACTGCTGGCGACGAACCGGATCAGTGGCTGGCTGCTGCGGGCTCGCTGA
- a CDS encoding porin: MKKLTVVALALTAASQAQAVEVYKNDSTLLDLYGRIYAGQFFGEKKELDANGDIKNEYSDKQGANQFVRLGAKVESEINPGLKALAQYELQIYVNDSEKTVSENSDNMRTRLAFAGVGADWGNVTFGRQKGAPGLLADWTDVSLSDGYGNDALGAKTDTFATNRAGSVLKYSGLFNGFQVDTSYKFDGGDTEETTSKDSDAAYGAALAYTFPFNLAMGTAYNVGIRDKSGEEDAKLWLLSAKYDNKAVYAALSYADGSDFLATGKDHTGWEAALGYNFESGFGLMALWNKQKVEQSGKSDYDSIDYYTLGAQYKFNKNLRVIGEYRINNLDSNDSGKLNTKDDFQLAARYDF, from the coding sequence ATGAAAAAGCTGACAGTAGTAGCATTGGCTCTCACCGCCGCCTCTCAGGCTCAAGCCGTCGAAGTCTATAAGAATGACTCCACTCTGCTCGATCTCTATGGCCGCATCTACGCCGGCCAGTTCTTCGGTGAGAAGAAGGAGCTGGATGCCAATGGTGACATCAAGAACGAATACAGCGACAAGCAGGGTGCCAACCAGTTTGTCCGCCTGGGCGCCAAGGTAGAGAGCGAGATCAACCCGGGTCTCAAGGCCCTGGCCCAGTATGAGTTGCAGATCTACGTCAATGACAGCGAGAAGACCGTCAGCGAGAACTCCGACAACATGCGCACCCGCCTGGCCTTCGCCGGTGTGGGCGCCGACTGGGGCAATGTCACCTTCGGTCGCCAGAAGGGCGCCCCCGGCCTGCTGGCCGATTGGACCGACGTCTCCCTCTCCGACGGCTACGGCAACGACGCCCTCGGCGCCAAGACCGACACCTTCGCCACCAACCGTGCCGGCTCTGTGCTGAAATACTCCGGCCTGTTCAACGGCTTCCAGGTCGATACCAGCTACAAGTTCGACGGCGGTGACACCGAAGAGACCACCAGCAAGGACAGCGATGCCGCCTACGGTGCAGCCCTGGCCTACACCTTCCCGTTCAACCTGGCCATGGGCACCGCCTACAACGTGGGTATCCGCGACAAGAGCGGTGAAGAGGATGCCAAGCTGTGGCTGCTCTCCGCCAAGTACGACAACAAGGCCGTCTATGCCGCCCTGAGCTACGCCGACGGCAGCGACTTCCTCGCCACCGGCAAGGATCACACCGGCTGGGAAGCGGCGCTCGGCTACAACTTCGAGAGCGGCTTCGGCCTGATGGCCCTGTGGAACAAGCAGAAGGTGGAGCAGAGCGGCAAGAGCGATTACGACTCCATCGACTACTACACCCTGGGTGCCCAGTACAAGTTCAACAAGAACCTGAGGGTCATCGGCGAGTACCGCATCAACAACCTGGACAGCAATGACAGCGGCAAGCTGAATACCAAGGATGACTTCCAGCTGGCGGCCCGTTACGACTTCTAA
- a CDS encoding exopolysaccharide biosynthesis protein: protein MVAAQLNDPQSTLSDTLRATAHAIEESHISLRQMLALVGEQGMLLFCVLLTVPFLLPVSIPGVSTPFGLLILFIGIGITLNRVPWLPAVLMERRFAAEHIKPALHKGADLLARIDRLIRPRLLILTGSYAINRCNGLLIMLAALLLMLPLGAIPFTNAMPAWAILLLAIGMLQRDGLFVALGYALVSATLVWFSVLAIGLLMAGQNISTLFG, encoded by the coding sequence ATGGTTGCCGCGCAACTCAACGACCCACAAAGCACGCTCTCCGATACCCTGCGGGCCACCGCCCACGCCATCGAGGAGAGCCACATCAGCCTGCGCCAGATGCTGGCTCTGGTGGGGGAACAGGGCATGCTGCTGTTTTGCGTGCTGCTCACCGTTCCCTTCCTGTTGCCGGTCTCCATCCCCGGCGTCAGCACGCCCTTTGGCCTCTTGATCCTCTTTATCGGCATCGGCATCACCCTCAACCGGGTGCCCTGGCTGCCCGCCGTCCTGATGGAGCGCCGCTTCGCCGCCGAGCACATCAAACCGGCCCTGCACAAGGGGGCCGATCTGCTGGCCCGCATCGATCGTCTCATCCGGCCGCGCCTGCTGATCCTGACCGGCAGCTACGCCATCAATCGCTGCAACGGCCTGCTGATCATGCTGGCGGCCCTGCTGCTGATGCTGCCGCTCGGCGCCATTCCCTTCACCAACGCCATGCCCGCCTGGGCCATACTGCTGCTGGCCATTGGCATGCTGCAACGGGACGGTCTCTTCGTCGCCCTCGGCTATGCCCTGGTCAGCGCCACCCTGGTCTGGTTCAGCGTGCTGGCCATAGGCCTGCTGATGGCGGGTCAGAACATCTCGACGCTGTTTGGCTAA